A window from Fibrobacter sp. UWB11 encodes these proteins:
- a CDS encoding ATP-binding protein, translating into MFIGRKKELKFLEDLYTSKRFEMLIMHGRRRVGKSFLLAHFASHHNQNTVFFTADKGSEKDNVKRFCIELKRVLKAGDFLDSLETWKSVYSFIESTEISRRINIIIDEFTYLYNSNPAYDSELQNAIDRILKNKNIFLILCGSEVSVIEELFDNSTKPLYGRKTADLKLQPFTYKEAKAFFPKYSNEEVLTVYSILGGMPLYLSLFDDSLSIRENIIKNCLSTTGYLFNEIDTLLRMELKETFFYKSILLAINSGASTLNEIKTKIGEDGAKIAKYINVLENLGFIKTETPAGEKNKARNTLYSIEDNYFAFYFRFIYKHLNMLNGLISPAIYYSKEFSTDNLNTYIGHRFEQICSQFLKEKAFNGELPFFAEEIGRWWGNNPIEKRQEEIDIVAMNQESAIICECKYTEKPFDEKELSNLQASAPCIKRKNNFFWIFSRKGVSSGVKKKIHNQSNYKVFTIKDLFA; encoded by the coding sequence ATGTTTATCGGACGAAAGAAAGAATTAAAATTTCTAGAAGATCTCTATACTTCAAAAAGATTTGAGATGCTCATTATGCATGGTCGCAGGCGAGTCGGAAAGAGTTTTCTTTTGGCACATTTCGCCTCACACCACAATCAAAATACTGTCTTTTTCACAGCAGACAAGGGGAGCGAAAAAGACAACGTCAAACGGTTCTGCATTGAACTGAAGCGCGTCTTGAAAGCCGGTGATTTTTTGGATTCGCTAGAAACATGGAAAAGCGTCTATTCATTTATCGAAAGTACAGAAATATCAAGGCGCATAAACATCATTATTGACGAATTTACCTATTTGTACAATTCAAATCCCGCGTACGATTCCGAGCTACAAAACGCCATTGACCGCATTTTAAAGAATAAAAATATATTCTTGATTTTGTGCGGTTCAGAAGTCTCCGTTATCGAGGAGTTATTTGACAATTCCACCAAGCCGCTATACGGTCGCAAGACAGCGGACCTTAAACTGCAGCCATTCACCTACAAAGAAGCCAAAGCATTTTTTCCGAAATACAGCAACGAAGAAGTGCTTACCGTCTATTCCATCCTTGGCGGCATGCCCCTGTATCTTTCCCTTTTTGACGATTCACTTTCCATCCGCGAAAACATTATCAAAAACTGCTTGTCAACCACTGGGTACCTGTTCAACGAAATCGATACTCTGCTCCGCATGGAACTCAAGGAGACATTCTTTTACAAGAGCATTTTGCTCGCTATCAATTCAGGAGCTTCGACACTCAACGAAATAAAGACAAAAATTGGAGAGGACGGCGCCAAGATAGCCAAATATATAAACGTACTTGAAAACCTGGGCTTTATCAAGACCGAAACTCCCGCAGGCGAAAAAAACAAGGCGAGGAACACGCTTTACTCCATCGAAGACAACTACTTCGCTTTTTATTTCAGGTTTATCTACAAGCACCTGAATATGCTGAACGGGCTAATCTCCCCCGCAATCTATTACAGCAAGGAATTCTCGACCGACAACCTGAACACTTACATAGGCCATCGCTTTGAACAAATTTGTTCACAATTCTTAAAGGAAAAAGCCTTTAATGGAGAACTTCCATTTTTCGCAGAAGAAATCGGTCGTTGGTGGGGCAACAACCCCATCGAAAAACGACAAGAGGAAATCGACATTGTCGCCATGAATCAAGAAAGCGCCATCATCTGCGAATGCAAATACACGGAAAAACCTTTTGACGAGAAAGAGCTTTCGAATTTGCAGGCATCAGCACCCTGTATCAAACGCAAAAACAATTTTTTCTGGATTTTCTCAAGAAAAGGAGTTTCTTCCGGTGTCAAGAAAAAAATTCATAACCAAAGCAACTATAAGGTTTTCACGATAAAGGACTTGTTCGCATAA
- the ilvC gene encoding ketol-acid reductoisomerase translates to MNYFNSIPMRRQLEEIGHCRFMEHSEFSRGVEALKGKKIVFVGCGAQGLHQGLDLRDSGLDVSYTLRKEAIEQKRQSWKNATENGFKVGTYEEMIPDADLVCNLTPDKQHHNVIPAIMKLMKKGAALSYSHGFNIVEEGQEIRKDITVIMVAPKGPGSEVRSEYLRGFGMPCLIAVHPENDPEGKGWDYAKAYAAGLHADRPGVLESSFVAEVKSDLMGEQTILCGMLQTGTILCYDKMVKEFGIDKAYAVKLLQYGWETISEALKHGGITNMMDRLSNPAKIRATELAEKMKKIMKPLYCEHQDNIISGKFSSTMMVDWEAGDKDLLKWRGETGELEFEKVAATDKQITEQEYFDRGVLMTAMIKAGVELAFETMCSVGIKPMSAYYESLHETPLIANLIARKKLFEMNRVISDTAEYGCYLFANKCVPLLADFMKNEVKKGDIGDIFNEGNTNAVDNEELIKVNKNIRNHPVEEVGAWLRERMSGMTKVV, encoded by the coding sequence ATGAATTATTTCAACTCAATCCCTATGCGTCGCCAACTCGAAGAAATTGGCCACTGCCGTTTCATGGAACATTCTGAATTCAGCCGTGGTGTTGAAGCCCTCAAGGGTAAGAAGATTGTGTTCGTCGGTTGCGGTGCTCAGGGTCTCCATCAGGGTCTCGACCTTCGCGATAGCGGTTTGGATGTTTCCTACACGCTCCGCAAGGAAGCCATCGAACAGAAGCGCCAGTCCTGGAAGAACGCTACTGAAAACGGCTTCAAGGTCGGTACTTATGAAGAAATGATTCCGGATGCAGACCTCGTTTGCAACCTCACACCGGATAAGCAGCACCACAACGTGATCCCGGCTATCATGAAGCTCATGAAGAAGGGCGCAGCTCTCTCTTACAGCCATGGCTTCAACATTGTCGAAGAAGGTCAGGAAATCCGCAAGGACATCACTGTGATCATGGTCGCTCCGAAGGGACCGGGTTCCGAAGTTCGTTCTGAATACCTCCGTGGTTTCGGCATGCCGTGCCTTATCGCTGTCCACCCGGAAAATGACCCTGAAGGCAAGGGCTGGGACTATGCTAAGGCTTACGCCGCTGGTCTCCATGCTGACCGTCCGGGCGTTCTCGAAAGCTCTTTCGTCGCCGAAGTGAAGTCTGACCTCATGGGCGAACAGACCATCCTTTGCGGTATGCTCCAGACCGGTACGATCCTTTGCTACGACAAGATGGTGAAGGAATTCGGTATCGACAAGGCTTACGCTGTGAAGCTCCTCCAGTACGGCTGGGAAACGATTTCCGAAGCTCTCAAGCATGGTGGCATCACGAACATGATGGACCGTCTCTCCAACCCGGCTAAGATCCGCGCAACGGAACTTGCTGAAAAGATGAAGAAAATCATGAAGCCGCTTTACTGCGAACATCAGGACAACATCATCTCTGGTAAGTTCTCCAGCACGATGATGGTCGACTGGGAAGCTGGCGACAAGGACCTCCTCAAGTGGCGTGGCGAAACCGGCGAACTCGAATTCGAAAAGGTTGCCGCAACTGACAAGCAGATCACCGAACAGGAATACTTCGACCGTGGCGTTCTCATGACCGCTATGATCAAGGCCGGTGTGGAACTCGCATTCGAAACCATGTGCTCCGTGGGCATCAAGCCGATGAGCGCTTACTACGAATCCCTCCACGAAACTCCGCTCATTGCAAACCTCATCGCTCGCAAGAAGCTGTTCGAAATGAACCGCGTCATCAGCGATACTGCAGAATACGGCTGCTACCTGTTTGCTAACAAGTGCGTTCCTCTCCTCGCTGACTTCATGAAGAACGAAGTCAAGAAGGGCGACATTGGCGATATCTTCAACGAAGGCAATACCAACGCTGTCGATAACGAAGAACTCATCAAGGTGAACAAGAACATCCGTAACCATCCGGTTGAAGAAGTCGGTGCTTGGCTCCGCGAACGCATGAGCGGCATGACGAAAGTTGTCTAA
- a CDS encoding TIGR02147 family protein produces MFARNKINIYEYSDYRKFLQDFYELEKSLDPTFSYRVFASAVDIDASLLVKILQGKRHISSKSIESFVQFFRYKEGKAEYFREMVAYGKAKNDEQVRKHFETLQKMRPAACRELDEARYRYFQQWFYPMIRSALDVFDYRGPEHAAALGDSCIPKLSANQVESAVEALLQLGLASTRKDGRVVPTEAHIKTKEHWLSASISEYQKSIAELAHRSIAETPKEERDISTLTMALDSTQIQKIRDILSEARKSIVNEANSMPSPICDSVYQLNFQLFPMMKKKD; encoded by the coding sequence ATGTTTGCAAGAAACAAAATCAACATTTACGAATATTCCGATTACCGCAAGTTCTTGCAGGATTTTTACGAATTGGAAAAATCCCTCGATCCCACCTTTAGCTATAGAGTTTTCGCATCCGCAGTTGATATCGATGCAAGTCTACTGGTCAAGATTTTGCAGGGCAAACGACACATTTCAAGCAAAAGCATAGAATCATTCGTACAGTTTTTTCGCTATAAAGAAGGCAAGGCGGAATACTTCCGTGAAATGGTAGCCTACGGGAAAGCAAAAAACGACGAGCAAGTACGCAAACACTTTGAGACGCTCCAAAAAATGCGCCCCGCGGCCTGCCGAGAACTAGACGAAGCCCGCTACCGCTATTTCCAGCAGTGGTTCTACCCCATGATCCGTTCTGCTCTTGACGTATTCGACTACCGCGGCCCGGAACATGCCGCCGCACTTGGGGATTCATGCATCCCGAAGCTCTCGGCAAATCAAGTCGAAAGCGCAGTCGAGGCTTTACTGCAACTTGGCCTTGCAAGCACTCGAAAAGACGGACGCGTCGTCCCGACAGAAGCTCACATCAAAACGAAAGAACATTGGCTTAGTGCCTCCATCAGCGAATACCAAAAGAGTATCGCCGAACTCGCCCACCGTTCCATAGCAGAAACTCCCAAAGAAGAGCGAGATATCAGCACGCTCACGATGGCACTTGATTCCACACAAATCCAAAAAATCCGGGACATACTCTCCGAAGCGCGAAAATCCATCGTAAACGAGGCAAATTCTATGCCCTCGCCCATTTGCGACAGCGTTTATCAATTAAATTTTCAATTGTTCCCCATGATGAAGAAAAAGGATTGA
- a CDS encoding polysaccharide deacetylase family protein, whose product MKPRKSVFSVKAAVAAWSLTMSLAGFCGAAAPIETVPWNGHVGAVSFTFDDALENQVQNLTPILDELKDVHVTFFVTSMGNGIQNNAAGFANLAKAGHEIGNHTDTHAHLSGISDNSELENEIVKFADKIESTMAENGAKVRVTSLATPFCENNDKIKSVINKRHFINRDCGWHGRNEWDVEPEWLSIQAKVWTRSGASVEELLSSLDTAAFIGNFEGAKPWEVSVKGGSWLVVLNHGVTDDKGDDYAINPEDIKKLFKHALENDLWTAPFGTIGAYHRAHFIVDKAEKNETENGYTVQWEIPNEHMPESVPLRVKIDTKSVDEKAIVEQDGKILKQESDGTYIIEFMAKALTVRKPKEGEKNPQDSTTAIAQNPKFEREYTNFTLFDMNGNKLGAVDNFAVPERFPKGTYIIRAESKGHPSKTVKMVHK is encoded by the coding sequence ATGAAGCCACGAAAATCAGTCTTTTCCGTAAAAGCGGCTGTTGCTGCATGGAGTTTAACAATGAGCCTTGCAGGATTTTGTGGTGCTGCGGCACCCATTGAAACAGTACCTTGGAACGGTCATGTCGGAGCCGTGAGTTTCACATTCGATGATGCACTCGAAAACCAGGTGCAAAACCTCACCCCCATCCTTGACGAATTGAAAGACGTCCATGTCACGTTTTTCGTTACAAGCATGGGAAACGGCATACAGAACAATGCAGCCGGTTTTGCAAACCTTGCAAAAGCAGGGCATGAAATCGGGAATCATACCGATACGCACGCCCACTTGAGCGGCATCAGCGACAATAGCGAATTGGAAAACGAAATTGTCAAGTTTGCGGATAAAATAGAAAGCACCATGGCCGAAAATGGGGCGAAAGTCCGCGTCACATCGCTAGCCACGCCATTCTGCGAAAACAACGACAAAATCAAATCTGTCATAAACAAGCGCCACTTTATTAATCGCGATTGCGGCTGGCACGGCAGAAACGAATGGGATGTAGAACCCGAATGGTTGAGCATCCAAGCCAAGGTATGGACCCGTTCCGGTGCAAGCGTCGAGGAACTGCTCTCATCACTTGACACGGCCGCATTTATCGGGAACTTCGAAGGAGCAAAACCATGGGAAGTTTCTGTAAAGGGAGGCTCTTGGCTAGTCGTTTTGAACCATGGCGTGACCGATGACAAAGGCGATGATTACGCCATCAACCCAGAAGACATCAAGAAACTTTTCAAGCATGCACTTGAAAACGATTTGTGGACAGCTCCTTTTGGCACTATCGGAGCCTACCACCGAGCACATTTCATCGTCGACAAAGCCGAGAAAAATGAAACCGAAAATGGCTACACCGTCCAATGGGAGATTCCGAACGAACACATGCCTGAAAGCGTTCCGCTCCGCGTAAAAATCGATACCAAATCCGTTGACGAAAAAGCAATCGTAGAGCAAGACGGGAAAATCCTAAAACAAGAAAGCGATGGCACCTACATTATCGAATTCATGGCAAAAGCACTCACGGTACGAAAGCCCAAAGAAGGCGAAAAGAATCCGCAAGACTCCACAACAGCCATCGCCCAAAATCCAAAGTTCGAACGTGAATACACAAATTTCACATTATTCGACATGAACGGCAACAAGCTGGGAGCTGTTGACAATTTTGCTGTACCCGAAAGATTTCCTAAGGGGACCTACATTATTCGCGCAGAATCGAAAGGACATCCCTCAAAGACAGTGAAAATGGTGCATAAATAA
- a CDS encoding YfhO family protein, producing MNILNKKPAFFVAMSALFFAILLIVFRNFAFDSSQLMLNSDQLNGIGSRILRTFNVILTEWDDSRLGGIPTMDALFADAYHPLVWTQFLMDPARAVGFKFILTIWVAFMSAMLLAWNLTGNKWWGSLLGFLYAFSPEYFTYIYGGHDGKMMVFAIAPLALLAVRKIVRDGSLPYLIVFALSIVWMILGSHLQLTYLFLWGAGLYTLYEAAFHCNTLATRGKRIGLAAAALAFGLAISCFQIIPPYLYTTTQSVRGEGEHTNYGHAVSWSFHQEEMAQMLIPGFIGVDVYEQDEKSGDLKGSSLVNVSMDEYRKIAASGSQGSPFYWGHNSFKLDHNNAGALLTFLGFLCLFLPGKRRWASFWGLGAVVALSYGMGDHSPFFKLWYNILPGVKNFRAPGMALFWLPLLLVMMAGPVLKAVTDEGENAAKNRRALLHGTAMFVVLLLLVVIARFNWTTFISPFGFVVCLAYAAACLGVMSLDDQGKAINAKNFVEAFKAKLPGTSRGIQAAVVIGFAIIGMFLMSGQKLLNDPITAPYFKPLNEIVMNATASKIIPSFILILIVIGVSIAVFKWKGSTPAKVGILALVAGIELMTINGAFIQNVAANEYLQPKNGVVAAIKAPYKTDSLNTPRVLSLSRNKALGANIFPQYHMRNADGFHDNELSTYREFRGGQGNANYLINVGDPTAQHPFLDLMNIGAIIFDTQRGTTYMPITTTMGEAYIYGESATMEDAKAIDALKNGFEYREKVILSEEPQNKGEGGVAQGKAKLVASPKMDTQVFQVESDRAGFMVVAGNYHPYWNATVNGKEAKVYKAFGTLRAVEIPKGKSEVRMEYRSKPFHACIKVSLFALILLIAFGAFVVVKDRKAQAKS from the coding sequence ATGAATATTCTCAATAAGAAGCCTGCATTTTTCGTGGCAATGTCCGCACTTTTCTTCGCGATTTTGCTGATTGTATTCCGTAATTTCGCATTCGATTCCAGCCAACTCATGCTCAACAGCGACCAGCTGAACGGCATTGGCAGCCGCATTTTGCGCACCTTCAACGTGATTCTCACGGAATGGGACGACAGCCGTTTGGGTGGCATCCCGACGATGGATGCTTTGTTTGCCGACGCTTACCACCCGCTTGTGTGGACGCAGTTCCTGATGGACCCTGCCCGCGCCGTAGGTTTCAAGTTCATATTGACCATCTGGGTCGCCTTCATGAGCGCAATGCTCCTTGCCTGGAACTTGACCGGCAATAAATGGTGGGGTTCACTTCTCGGATTCCTCTACGCTTTTTCCCCAGAATATTTCACTTACATTTACGGCGGCCACGACGGAAAGATGATGGTTTTTGCCATCGCTCCGTTGGCACTCCTCGCTGTTAGAAAGATTGTCCGTGACGGAAGCCTTCCCTACCTCATCGTCTTTGCGCTGAGCATTGTATGGATGATTCTCGGAAGCCACCTACAACTCACTTACTTGTTCCTGTGGGGTGCAGGACTCTATACGCTTTACGAAGCAGCCTTCCATTGCAATACACTTGCCACCCGCGGTAAGCGCATTGGACTTGCGGCAGCGGCACTAGCATTCGGGCTCGCCATCAGTTGCTTCCAGATTATTCCGCCTTACCTTTACACGACAACGCAATCCGTTCGCGGCGAAGGCGAACATACGAACTATGGTCACGCCGTAAGCTGGTCTTTCCATCAGGAAGAAATGGCACAAATGCTCATTCCGGGATTTATCGGTGTTGACGTTTACGAACAGGACGAAAAGAGCGGCGACCTGAAGGGCAGTTCTTTGGTGAACGTTTCCATGGACGAATACCGCAAGATAGCCGCCTCCGGTAGCCAAGGTAGCCCGTTCTACTGGGGTCACAACAGCTTCAAGCTCGACCACAACAATGCAGGCGCACTTCTCACGTTCCTCGGATTCCTCTGTTTGTTCCTCCCCGGCAAACGCCGCTGGGCTAGCTTTTGGGGACTCGGCGCCGTTGTTGCTCTTAGCTATGGCATGGGCGATCACTCTCCGTTCTTCAAACTCTGGTACAATATTTTGCCGGGCGTCAAGAACTTCCGCGCTCCGGGCATGGCACTCTTCTGGCTCCCGCTCTTGCTCGTGATGATGGCAGGCCCCGTGCTTAAGGCAGTTACGGACGAAGGTGAAAATGCAGCCAAGAATCGCCGCGCACTCTTGCACGGTACCGCAATGTTCGTCGTCTTACTTTTGCTCGTCGTGATTGCTCGTTTCAACTGGACCACGTTCATTAGCCCGTTCGGTTTTGTCGTTTGCCTCGCCTACGCAGCCGCATGCCTCGGCGTGATGAGCCTCGACGATCAGGGTAAAGCCATCAACGCCAAGAATTTTGTGGAAGCATTCAAGGCGAAGCTCCCGGGAACTTCGAGAGGCATTCAAGCCGCAGTCGTTATTGGGTTTGCCATTATCGGCATGTTCCTCATGAGCGGTCAAAAGCTCTTGAACGATCCGATTACAGCCCCGTACTTCAAGCCGCTGAACGAGATCGTAATGAACGCAACAGCCTCCAAGATTATCCCGAGTTTCATCTTGATTCTCATCGTGATTGGAGTAAGCATTGCCGTGTTCAAGTGGAAAGGAAGTACTCCCGCGAAAGTCGGTATACTCGCCCTCGTTGCAGGCATCGAACTCATGACCATCAACGGCGCATTTATCCAGAACGTTGCCGCAAACGAATACTTGCAACCGAAAAACGGCGTCGTAGCAGCCATCAAGGCTCCTTATAAAACCGATTCCCTCAACACACCGCGCGTGCTTTCGCTTTCGCGCAACAAGGCGCTCGGTGCAAACATTTTCCCGCAATACCACATGCGCAATGCGGACGGATTCCACGACAACGAACTTTCGACCTACCGTGAATTCCGTGGCGGACAGGGCAACGCCAACTACTTGATTAATGTAGGCGATCCAACGGCACAACATCCGTTCCTCGACCTCATGAACATCGGAGCGATTATCTTCGACACGCAGCGAGGCACCACCTACATGCCGATTACAACCACCATGGGCGAAGCCTACATCTATGGCGAATCTGCCACGATGGAAGATGCCAAAGCCATCGATGCTTTGAAGAACGGATTTGAATACCGCGAAAAAGTCATTCTCTCCGAAGAACCGCAAAACAAAGGTGAAGGCGGAGTTGCTCAGGGCAAGGCAAAGCTCGTTGCAAGTCCCAAGATGGATACGCAGGTTTTCCAAGTCGAAAGCGACCGTGCAGGCTTTATGGTTGTCGCAGGAAACTACCACCCCTACTGGAATGCAACAGTCAATGGAAAGGAAGCCAAAGTCTACAAGGCTTTCGGTACACTCCGCGCTGTTGAAATTCCGAAAGGCAAATCTGAAGTCCGCATGGAATACCGCAGTAAGCCATTCCATGCCTGCATCAAGGTAAGTTTATTTGCACTCATACTGCTTATCGCATTCGGCGCATTTGTAGTCGTAAAGGACCGTAAAGCACAAGCAAAATCGTAA
- a CDS encoding metalloregulator ArsR/SmtB family transcription factor produces MINSNFNQNREPIIPNMELFGAISDEMRLKILLLLDQSEFTVNEIKDILDIHQSNASRHLARLSQCGLVKDRRDGIKAYYRLSEELYMSGRLLQIIREAYDELQDKDILKCRAAQALEERTDKTKGQIHKLDQAGGSLKAQISLFSKLMVPFENAVDIGCGEGGDLSLMLASRCKNVTALDYDPKIISGLQQVLQQKGIENVTPKVADMTQTGLPDNYADLVLMSQVLHHATDPRLALKEATRILKPGGKLALLDLAQHKEESFRTTHGHIWLGFERSQLEFFVKELNCKVIESEIIPSENEVDKKLPVICMIITKE; encoded by the coding sequence GTGATAAATTCGAATTTTAACCAGAACCGAGAACCAATCATCCCGAACATGGAACTTTTTGGAGCCATTTCCGACGAAATGCGCCTCAAGATTTTGCTCTTGCTGGACCAGTCCGAATTTACGGTCAACGAAATCAAGGATATTTTAGATATTCACCAAAGTAACGCAAGCCGCCACTTGGCAAGGCTCTCGCAATGCGGGCTCGTGAAAGACCGCCGCGATGGCATCAAGGCTTATTACCGCCTGAGCGAAGAACTCTACATGAGCGGTCGCCTTTTGCAGATTATCCGCGAAGCGTACGACGAACTTCAAGATAAAGACATTTTGAAATGCCGCGCCGCACAAGCGCTCGAAGAACGAACCGACAAGACCAAGGGACAAATTCACAAGCTCGACCAAGCCGGCGGAAGCCTCAAGGCACAAATCAGTCTGTTCAGCAAACTCATGGTGCCGTTTGAAAACGCGGTCGACATCGGATGCGGCGAAGGCGGAGACCTTTCGCTTATGTTAGCCAGCCGTTGCAAGAACGTGACGGCCCTCGACTATGACCCCAAAATCATCAGCGGGCTCCAGCAAGTTCTGCAGCAGAAAGGCATCGAGAACGTAACGCCGAAAGTCGCCGACATGACACAGACGGGGCTCCCCGACAATTACGCAGACCTAGTTCTTATGAGCCAGGTGTTGCATCACGCGACAGATCCGAGACTTGCCCTCAAGGAAGCCACCCGCATTTTGAAACCAGGTGGAAAACTTGCACTTTTGGACCTCGCACAGCACAAGGAAGAATCTTTCCGCACAACGCACGGACACATTTGGCTTGGATTTGAACGCAGCCAGCTTGAATTTTTCGTGAAAGAACTCAACTGCAAGGTCATCGAAAGCGAAATCATCCCGAGTGAAAACGAAGTCGATAAAAAGCTCCCCGTGATTTGCATGATTATTACTAAGGAGTAG
- a CDS encoding phosphatase PAP2 family protein, whose product MMVKSFFRVIIAVLCAKTLVFSAVLQEIVKPEHHYEVSVRLDVPLVLGITLTSALGVYRYYGMERISLNDLKPKSEFLPWDRPFVGHYSDWATTVSHYSGVLAVAPLALAGYSWYKGDADGHDFGAFTLMFVEAFALQNAINQIVRSSQLWPRPYVYAKRGEGSKKAESARGEAFGSFYSGHSSAAFTVAIFTGEWFSEIYPNSKYKSLVWASSLTLAGGVAALRVMAGKHYPTDVVVGALVGTGVSLGVLKLHEICKNNISFWVIPGNIGAVFYF is encoded by the coding sequence ATGATGGTTAAATCCTTTTTTCGCGTGATTATTGCAGTGCTTTGCGCTAAAACGCTGGTGTTTTCTGCAGTTTTGCAAGAAATTGTAAAACCAGAGCATCACTACGAAGTATCTGTGCGGCTCGATGTACCGCTTGTGCTTGGAATTACCTTGACTTCGGCGCTTGGCGTTTATCGTTATTATGGCATGGAACGTATTTCGTTAAACGATTTAAAACCGAAGTCGGAATTTTTGCCGTGGGATCGTCCGTTCGTGGGGCATTACAGCGACTGGGCGACTACCGTAAGCCATTATTCGGGTGTGCTTGCTGTTGCACCGCTTGCGCTGGCAGGTTATTCTTGGTACAAAGGTGATGCTGATGGTCATGATTTTGGCGCTTTTACGCTCATGTTTGTGGAAGCGTTTGCGTTACAGAATGCGATAAACCAGATTGTCCGCTCTTCGCAACTTTGGCCACGTCCTTACGTATATGCAAAGCGCGGGGAAGGCAGCAAAAAAGCGGAGTCTGCTCGCGGTGAAGCTTTTGGCTCGTTTTATTCGGGACACTCATCTGCAGCATTTACCGTTGCAATTTTTACAGGCGAGTGGTTCTCTGAAATTTACCCGAACTCCAAGTACAAAAGTCTCGTGTGGGCATCATCGTTGACGCTTGCTGGGGGTGTCGCTGCCTTGCGTGTTATGGCAGGCAAGCATTATCCTACAGATGTTGTAGTTGGAGCGCTTGTCGGGACTGGAGTGAGCTTGGGTGTGCTTAAATTGCATGAAATTTGTAAAAATAATATTTCATTCTGGGTGATTCCGGGCAATATTGGCGCTGTTTTTTATTTTTGA
- a CDS encoding FISUMP domain-containing protein — MLDEVRRVLCAVAFLTVSVVTQNYATEFKDYRDGRVYRAIPSGNLNWFKQSLRYNKTSFYTDENGIPFYRDDSWVASCPEGTQVPDEMDWDQLIEDQFSGDDKLENMKNFVGHSSLGFYKFEMDEVVNVKKGFAYFAVRNQGNRAIRLETKRGTVKIVDLENSDAVQVRCVYPRDFLSEMGISKRDMIFTDRRDNKKYVVGVRGGKIWMMKNLAFSVTSEKQCYVEDKSFCEKFGRYYTYEDALKACPSGWHLPDDAEWRDFQKDRKTLDWDNLGQGGCQDWDNYCDGMNSGHYWSRTSIQENTARSWEFNRADHDIDRTDASVHKGLYVRCVADI, encoded by the coding sequence ATGTTGGATGAGGTTAGGCGTGTCTTGTGCGCCGTTGCTTTTTTGACCGTGTCTGTGGTCACCCAAAATTACGCTACTGAATTTAAGGATTATAGGGATGGGCGCGTTTATCGTGCTATTCCATCTGGAAATTTAAACTGGTTCAAACAGAGCCTCAGGTATAACAAAACCTCGTTCTATACGGATGAAAACGGAATTCCGTTTTACCGCGATGACAGTTGGGTAGCCTCTTGCCCGGAAGGTACGCAGGTTCCCGATGAAATGGACTGGGATCAATTGATTGAAGATCAGTTTTCCGGTGACGACAAGTTGGAAAATATGAAAAACTTTGTCGGTCATTCTTCGCTCGGCTTTTACAAGTTCGAAATGGACGAAGTCGTGAATGTGAAAAAAGGTTTCGCGTATTTTGCAGTGCGCAATCAGGGCAATCGCGCAATTAGGCTAGAAACCAAGCGTGGTACGGTAAAAATTGTCGATCTTGAAAATTCCGATGCTGTGCAAGTGCGCTGCGTGTATCCTCGCGATTTCCTTTCGGAAATGGGAATATCTAAAAGGGATATGATTTTTACGGATAGACGAGACAATAAAAAATATGTGGTCGGTGTCCGTGGCGGAAAAATCTGGATGATGAAAAACCTTGCTTTTAGCGTAACTTCCGAAAAGCAATGCTATGTAGAAGATAAGTCTTTCTGTGAAAAGTTCGGGCGCTATTACACCTACGAAGATGCTCTCAAGGCTTGCCCTTCGGGCTGGCACTTGCCAGACGATGCGGAATGGCGTGACTTCCAGAAAGACCGCAAGACGCTGGACTGGGATAACTTAGGGCAGGGCGGTTGCCAGGACTGGGACAATTATTGCGACGGAATGAATTCCGGACATTATTGGTCTCGCACGTCCATACAAGAAAATACGGCCCGTTCATGGGAGTTCAACCGAGCTGACCACGATATTGATCGAACAGACGCAAGTGTTCATAAGGGACTATATGTCCGTTGCGTTGCTGATATTTAA